CTGATTACGTCGCAATTCGTGAAAGTCGTTTCGGCGGACACCATGCTCCTTGGCCTTGGGGTCGTCGTGACGGCGCTGTGTCTGGTGCAGCTGTCGGGCCTCAAGATCGTCATCCCGCCGGAACGCCGTCCGATTGCGTCGGTGATCGCTGGTCTGGCTTCGGGTATCCTTGGCGGGTTTGCGGGCACATGGGGGCCGACAACGGTACTGTATCTGGTGGCTGTCGAGACACCCAAAGCGCGTCAATTCGTCGTGCAGGGTGTCGTTTACGGGCTCGGGTCAGTGATGCTGCTGGCGGGGCACCTGAAGTCGGGCATCCTGAACCAGCACACGGTCTCATTCTCGCTGGTGATGCTGGTGCCTGCGGTGCTTGGCATGTGGATCGGGTTCAAAATCCACGACCGGATCAATCAGGCAGTGTTCCGCAAGGCGACGCTCTGGGTGCTCTTGATCGCGGGCGTGAACCTCGTGCGTCGCGGGCTGCTGGGTTAAGACAGCAGGCTTCCACCCATGCAAAGGCTCTCGAACGTAACGCCCGGCGGGGCGGGGATGACGTCGAACTCTGCTTTGAACAGTGATTTGCCATCGGCGACCAGCTCGAAGGTCCACTTGCCGGTCACGACTTCCTCGGGGAAATCGAAGCGGTAGATGGTGAAGCCCATGTCGTCACTCGATGGGTGGGTGGTCCAGCGCTGTACTGTGATGCCATTGGGACCCATCGGTGGGTGGGTTAGCTGGACCTCGGCGGATGGCAGGCTCACCCCGTCGGCGAGGCGGTATTCGACACCGAAGCCCATATCCAGAAGCGCAGGGATGACCGTGGTCTGTGAAATGGCAGCGGGCTCGCCATCAATCTCGTCGACCGCGCCGTACGCTGTATTCGGGGCAGGAACGCTGCCCGCGGTGCGGTAAGGGCAATGGAGGCCGACTTCACCGAGGACGATTTCAGGCTCGGCGCTCACTTCAGCAAGCGCGAGCGATGGAAAGAGGAGCGAGGCGGTCAGAGCGGCAAGTTTCATCATGCCGCTATGTTGGCAAAGCGCGTGCCACTCGCAAAGGAAAAGGGCCAGCGAAACCGCCAGCCCTTCGTCACAACTCTGCGATTGCCTTAGCCGATAGCGGCGGCTTTGACGTCGTCGTCGATGAACGGGACGTACTGGGCAAAGTTGTCCGCGAACATTTCAACCAGCTTCGATGCTTGCGCATCGTAGGCCGAAGCGTCAGCCCAAGTGGCGCGCGGGTCGAGCAGGGTTGCGTCGACGCCCTCGACAGCGACCGGTACTTCAAAGCCGAAGTTCGGGTCCTTGCGGAAGTGGGATTCCGACAGGGTGCCATCAAGCGCAGCCGCCAGCAGAGCGCGGGTCGCCTTGATCGGCATACGCGAGCCGGTGCCAAATGCGCCGCCTGTCCAGCCGGTGTTCACCAGCCAGCAGGTCGCGCCGTGAGTGGCGATCTTTTCTTGCAGCAGTTTGCCGTAAACCTCGGGACGACGCGGCATGAACGGTGCGCCGAAGCAGGTCGAGAAGGTCGGGATCGGCTCGGTCACGCCAACTTCGGTGCCGGGGGTCTTCGAGGTGAAGCCCGACAGGAAATGGTACATTGCCTGCGCCGGAGTAAGGCGGGAAATCGGCGGGAGAACACCGTATGCGTCACAGGTCAGCATGATGATGTTCTTCGGATGACCGCCGAGCGCCTTTTCCGATGCGTTCGAGATGTAGTGCAGCGGGTAGGCGCAACGCATGTTGTCGGTGATCGAGTTGTCCTCGAAATCCAGTTCCAGCGTGTCCTTGTCGAAGACCATGTTCTCAACGACCGTGCCGAACTTCGACGTCGTGGCGTAGATTTCCGGTTCGGCTTCTGCCGAGAGGTTGATGGTCTTGGCGTAGCAGCCGCCTTCGAAGTTGAAGGTGCCGCGATCCGACCAGCCGTGTTCGTCGTCGCCGATCAGCGTGCGGGTTTCGTCCGCCGACAGGGTGGTTTTACCCGTGCCCGACAGGCCAAAGAAGATCGCAGTATCGACCGGATTGTTGATAGCGTGGTTGGCCGAGCAGTGCATCGGCATGATGCCCTTTTCCGGCAGCAGGTAGTTCAGCAGCGTGAACACCGACTTCTTGTTTTCGCCAGCGTATTCGGTGCCGCCAATCAGGATGAACTTCTTGGCGAAGTTCATTGCGATGACGGTTTCGCTGCGGCAGCCGTGCTTGGCGGGATCGGCCTTGAAGCTGGGGCAGTTTATGATGGTCCATTCCGGCGTGAAGGTGTCGAGCTCCTCGCGCTCCGGACGGCGCAGCATGTGGCGGATGAACAGCGAATGCCATGCCAGCTCGGTCACCAGACGTACGTCGAGGCGATGCGACGGGTCGGCG
Above is a window of Marivivens aquimaris DNA encoding:
- a CDS encoding sulfite exporter TauE/SafE family protein; protein product: MDSIFSLISPELLVFAFAVTVIAGIVKGAVGFAMPLIMISGMGVLLDPKLVIAAIILPIVVSNFLQVAKAGFGEAVEALKEYKLYVLLTCVMILITSQFVKVVSADTMLLGLGVVVTALCLVQLSGLKIVIPPERRPIASVIAGLASGILGGFAGTWGPTTVLYLVAVETPKARQFVVQGVVYGLGSVMLLAGHLKSGILNQHTVSFSLVMLVPAVLGMWIGFKIHDRINQAVFRKATLWVLLIAGVNLVRRGLLG
- a CDS encoding DUF3859 domain-containing protein, with the protein product MMKLAALTASLLFPSLALAEVSAEPEIVLGEVGLHCPYRTAGSVPAPNTAYGAVDEIDGEPAAISQTTVIPALLDMGFGVEYRLADGVSLPSAEVQLTHPPMGPNGITVQRWTTHPSSDDMGFTIYRFDFPEEVVTGKWTFELVADGKSLFKAEFDVIPAPPGVTFESLCMGGSLLS
- a CDS encoding phosphoenolpyruvate carboxykinase; amino-acid sequence: MDHGRVNPTMKLQDQGISGLGSVYYNLMEPALVQASLTAGESTLGKGGALLVSTGKHTGRSPKDKFVVRTPEVEDTIWWENNAPMESAAFDTLHDDMLAHMEGKDFYVQDLFGGADPSHRLDVRLVTELAWHSLFIRHMLRRPEREELDTFTPEWTIINCPSFKADPAKHGCRSETVIAMNFAKKFILIGGTEYAGENKKSVFTLLNYLLPEKGIMPMHCSANHAINNPVDTAIFFGLSGTGKTTLSADETRTLIGDDEHGWSDRGTFNFEGGCYAKTINLSAEAEPEIYATTSKFGTVVENMVFDKDTLELDFEDNSITDNMRCAYPLHYISNASEKALGGHPKNIIMLTCDAYGVLPPISRLTPAQAMYHFLSGFTSKTPGTEVGVTEPIPTFSTCFGAPFMPRRPEVYGKLLQEKIATHGATCWLVNTGWTGGAFGTGSRMPIKATRALLAAALDGTLSESHFRKDPNFGFEVPVAVEGVDATLLDPRATWADASAYDAQASKLVEMFADNFAQYVPFIDDDVKAAAIG